From Chiloscyllium plagiosum isolate BGI_BamShark_2017 unplaced genomic scaffold, ASM401019v2 scaf_15056, whole genome shotgun sequence:
GTTAACCTTCCTCAGAGTCTCATCATAGTCATGGACCCATAGAGGTTGAGAgcatatgtaaaaaaaaatcctttatctCATTGTGTTACACCAGTCAAAAACAGTTTGAAAACCAAATTTTCAACGGCTTTTCcatcaaccttctttgctttAGCATCGTAAGTACCCATCTAAGTATCTTTGTAATAACGTGAGAGGTTTTCACTTCGTCATCCTCATGGACAGTAAGCGCCAGATTACCATTATCTCTAGGCAAAATCATTTTTCCTCATATGCTGTCTAAACCCATTACCCTAATTTTATGCCTCCTGGCCATTCATGTCTCCATCAAGGGGGAAGAAGAAAGGATATTCCTTTTGAGCCTATCTCTCAAAATCATAActtctttatgcattttaatcaTGTCGTCTTTCAATCACCTCTGCTACAAGGAAAACTGAAACGGTTGTTTACATCGGTTTTCGGAAATTAAAATCTATAGCCCTGTCAACggcattttaaatctttccaactcAAGCTACATTTTCTTGGAAATTTCTTCCAAACCATCTCCTGTACTCTCACAATCTTTCGATATTGCATATTCCAGAATTTCCCACAGTACTTGGTGTGAGGCGTGTAAAAAATGTCGCCCAACTATTGCCCCGCCTGTATTAGCCTTTGAAATGTCCGTTCCAGGAAGGAGTGGTGAAAAGCATTTTGGATTTATTTGAGTTTGCATTTAATATACTCGTGACTGACAACAAGTTCAAAAGATACAGAGTCTGGATGGGAAAGATGACAATCAGACATAGAGTCGGAGTGGCATAAAGATGTACAAGTcagaaacagatactttggtccaactcatccatgccgaccagatatactaatctaatctaatcctatttgccaacatttggcccatattctgaCAAATCCTTTTCATTTGTATAACCTGAtggttttgaaatgttgtaattgtaccagaatcgattacttcctctggcagttcattccaaacaaataccaccctctgcgcgaagaagttgcccattaggtctgtTTTCAATCTCTTcactcttcaccttaaacctNNNNNNNNNNNNNNNNNNNNNNNNNNNNNNNNNNNNNNNNNNNNNNNNNNNNNNNNNNNNNNNNNNNNNNNNNNNNNNNNNNNNNNNNNNNNNNNNNNNNNNNNNNNNNNNNNNNNNNNNNNNNNNNNNNNNNNNNNNNNNNNNNNNNNNNNNNNNNNNNNNNNNNNNNNNNNNNNNNNNNNNNNNNNNNNNNNNNNNNNNNNNNNNNNNNNNNNNNNNNNNNNNNNNNNNNNNNNNNNNNNNNNNNNNNNNNNNNNNNNNNNNNNNNNNNNNNNNNNNNNNNNNNNNNNNNNNNNNNNNNNNNNNNNNNNNNNNNNNNNNNNNNNNNNNNNNNNNNNNNNNNNNNNNNNNNNNNNNNNNNNNNNNNNNNNNNNNNNNNNNNNNNNNNNNNNNNNNNNNNNNNNNNNNNNNNNNNNNNNNNNNNNNNNNNNNNNNNNNNNNNNNNNNNNNNNNNNNNNNNNNNNNNNNNNNNNNNNNNNNNNNNNNNNNNNNNNNNNNNNNNNNNNNNNNNNNNNNNNNNNNNNNNNNNNNNNNNNNNNNNNNNNNNNNNNNNNNNNNNNNNNNNNNNNNNNNNNNNNNNNNNNNNNNNNNNNNNNNNNNNNNNNNNNNNNNNNNNNNNNNNNNNNNNNNNNNNNNNNNNNNNNNNNNNNNNNNNNNNNNNNNNNNNNNNNNNNNNNNNNNNNNNNNNNNNNNNNNNNNNNNNNNNNNNNNNNNNNNNNNNNNNNNNNNNNNNNNNNNNNNNNNNNNNNNNNNNNNNNNNNNNNNNNNNNNNNNNNNNNNNNNNNNNNNNNNNNNNNNNNNNNNNNNNNNNNNNNNNNNNNNNNNNNNNNNNNNNNNNNNNNNNNNNNNNNNNNNNNNNNNNNNNNNNNNNNNNNNNNNNNNNNNNNNNNNNNNNNNNNNNNNNNNNNNNNNNNNNNNNNNNNNNNNNNNNNNNNNNNNNNNNNNNNNNNNNNNNNNNNNNNNNNNNNNNNNNNNNNNNNNNNNNNNNNNNNNNNNNNNNNNNNNNNNNNNNNNNNNNNNNNNNNNNNNNNNNNNNNNNNNNNNNNNNNNNNNNNNNNNNNNNNNNNNNNNNNNNNNNNNNNNNNNNNNNNNNNNNNNNNNNNNNNNNNNNNNNNNNNNNNNNNNNNNNNNNNNNNNNNNNNNNNNNNNNNNNNNNNNNNNNNNNNNNNNNNNNNNNNNNNNNNNNNNNNNNNNNNNNNNNNNNNNNNNNNNNNNNNNNNNNNNNNNNNNNNNNNNNNNNNNNNNNNNNNNNNNNNNNNNNNNNNNNNNNNNNNNNNNNNNNNNNNNNNNNNNNNNNNNNNNNNNNNNNNNNNNNNNNNNNNNNNNNNNNNNNNNNNNNNNNNNNNNNNNNNNNNNNNNNNNNNNNNNNNNNNNNNNNNNNNNNNNNNNNNNNNNNNNNNNNNNNNNNNNNNNNNNNNNNNNNNNNNNNNNNNNNNNNNNNNNNNNNNNNNNNNNNNNNNNNNNNNNNNNNNNNNNNNNNNNNNNNNNNNNNNNNNNNNNNNNNNNNNNNNNNNNNNNNNNNNNNNNNNNNNNNNNNNNNNNNNNNNNNNNNNNNNNNNNNNNNNNNNNNNNNNNNNNNNNNNNNNNNNNNNNNNNNNNNNNNNNNNNNNNNNNNNNNNNNNNNNNNNNNNNNNNNNNNNNNNNNNNNNNNNNNNNNNNNNNNNNNNNNNNNNNNNNNNNNNNNNNNNNNNNNNNNNNNNNNNNNNNNNNNNNNNNNNNNNNNNNNNNNNNNNNNNNNNNNNNNNNNNNNNNNNNNNNNNNNNNNNNNNNNNNNNNNNNNNNNNNNNNNNNNNNNNNNNNNNNNNNNNNNNNNNNNNNNNNNNNNNNNNNNNNNNNNNNNNNNNNNNNNNNNNNNNNNNNNNNNNNNNNNNNNNNNNNNNNNNNNNNNNNNNNNNNNNNNNNNNNNNNNNNNNNNNNNNNNNNNNNNNNNNNNNNNNNNNNNNNNNNNNNNNNNNNNNNNNNNNNNNNNNNNNNNNNNNNNNNNNNNNNNNNNNNNNNNNNNNNNNNNNNNNNNNNNNNNNNNNNNNNNNNNNNNNNNNNNNNNNNNNNNNNNNNNNNNNNNNNNNNNNNNNNNNNNNNNNNNNNNNNNNNNNNNNNNNNNNNNNNNNNNNNNNNNNNNNNNNNNNNNNNNNNNNNNNNNNNNNNNNNNNNNNNNNNNNNNNNNNNNNNNNNNNNNNNNNNNNNNNNNNNNNNNNNNNNNNNNNNNNNNNNNNNNNNNNNNNNNNNNNNNNNNNNNNNNNNNNNNNNNNNNNNNNNNNNNNNNNNNNNNNNNNNNNNNNNNNNNNNNNNNNNNNNAGCAAAGTCAGGAAGCGGACTTCCCGTGTTTGTGAATTTTTCCAGTGCAGGACAAAGCACAAATATAGCAGCAGAATGAGACCTCATTCTTTTTTTTCTGCAGcagagagagggttgtgtcttcaGTTCCAATTCCGAAAAGCCCAACTCCAACAACTGACAGCAAAAACTAAAACACTATTACTGTGTGAGCCAGACTCTCAcgctcatgcttcttttgtccaCTTTTATGAAAGAACCAAAACTATTGAGTCTTCTTTACATGGAATAGATTATCGTGGTAACGCTAACAACACTTGTTTCCTCGAGAAACAAGATGGAACAAATCCTTCTTAGAGGCCATCCTGTCACAATGTTTAATCAGTTATTTTTCCACCTGATGGTTCCGACTTCACCCAGTTCCCATCCATGCAGACAAACAAAGGTAGTCTCATGATGAAAAGCACATTATCCATCTTTAATAGATTATTGCCAGGTAGAAATCTGTATTACCTTTTGAATCGATACCATCCGTGTTTAAGGTGCACATCACATTCTGCTTTACCAGTACATTCATAATTACGGCAATTCAAACTTCTCCAGGGCTGTACCAACACGTTGTGAAACACACACGGGTCAGTGTCTCCAGATTCTGCAACTGTGTGACAAAAACATTCAATAGTGATATTCAGCACTGTTACAAAACAAGAGGGACGTTTTATTctctgaatcacagaatcataaaatagTTCAGCATCAAAGAGGCCCCTCAGTCTGTGAAATTGCATGGCAAAGAAGAAAACACTGATCCCATTTCCCATGAATAGGCCAAAGCATTGAGTTCAATGACGACACAAATGTTCATCGAATGAACTTATGAAAGTTGTGAGTTTACCCATTTGCAATACTTTCCCAGACAGTCCATTTCAGACACCATCTACATGAGACGATGGGTGAAGTTCCCATGAAACCTCCTGCACTTCAGCATTAAAAAGCGTGTCCCCTTGCTTTTGAGCCGTCAAACCAAGAGTACAACTGATTTACATTCCACACTGGAATTGCCCTCATAACTGTGTACAGTTGCATCAGATGATGTGTAGGTGCCGCTGGAGGACAGGGGTGGAcgaaggtaaaaatcacacagtgcTAGAATCATGGTCCAAAAGGTTTACTTCaaagcaccagctttcaaagcgctgctcctttatcaggaaactagtagggcaggatcataagacacagaatttacagcaaaaggtcgcagtgtcatgcaattaaaacgatatattgagcaaacctagattgctgttaaaattTTCATCTTTGATTGGTTCGGTTCGTTaatatgtaagtcccagaacttctATTAAGTCATATTCTCGAGATAATCTAATGTTTCATCGAAAGAAAATATGGCATCTCAGTTCAGAGAATATATTAAAGGTCTGAGGTTAGAGTATATCTCTGCCACACTCTTGAGTCAgatgttctatttccaaagtaggaatttatcaactgttacatggattgattgcctgcaagctgtgagtgtgttgctggaaaagtacagcaagtcagacagcatccaaggagcaggagaatcgccatttcgagcataagcccgtcatcatgaatgagacttgtgggctggGAATGCTGAGAGGTAAATAGCAGGGaagtggggctgggaggaaggtagatGAGAAAGGTTCAGGTGGATGAAGTTGTGAgtgaaagtgatagtcggagaggagggtaaagcatacaggtgggaaggaagatggacaggtcaaggtgGCGGTGCTGTGCTGGAAGCTTGGgacggggatagggtgggggaggggaaacgaaGAAACTGATGATGtccacattgatccagtgtggttgctgtgtctcaaggtggaagatgagacgtagAGTGGTGagtgtttggtgatggaggaggtccagctCTTACGTGTCTGTGGTGGAGTGAGacgggagttaaagtgttcagcgaCGGGTTGATGAGGTTGGTTGGTGCCAGTGacctagagatgttccctgaaatgatccacaaattGGTCTCCTGTGTCCTCATTGGAAAGTCAACAACATTGTCTGTTagggatacagtagatgatgtgtgtggaagtacaaataaatttctgacagatgtgtaAGGATCCTTTAAGGCTTTGGATGGAagtgcgggggtggggggaggtgaccTTGCGAAGTGCAAACCCTGCACccacttgcggaacgtttcagagaacatctctgtgacacccacgcgaagcaaccccactgccccgtggctgaatagtttaacttcccctcccactccgccaaggactgCAGGTCCTCGGAattctccatcaccaaaccctaatcTTCCGACACCTGAAAGAAGAACGACTCCTCTTCCAAAATGTGAAACTGCAGCTGcacgggatcaatgtagatttcactattttcctcagttcccctctcctcaccttaatcaagtcccaaacctccaacccagcactgccctcttgatctgtacatcttccttcctatctgTCTGCCCCAGCTTCCTCCCCGACCTCTCACTCACACTCCCCACGTTCACCCACCTGTCACAATCCCAGATTCCTCACCTCAGGCCGACCCTCCCCCGTGTTTATCTCTCAGACTCCCGCCCCGAACTACATTCGGTGaagccttatgcccgaaatatcgattctccttctcctcagatgctgcctgacctgctgtgcatttccagcacctcactctcgtctctgatctccagcatctgcagtgtccaCTTTCTCTTGCCTGCAGGCCATGTGATTTTTCAGCAAAAATTCAATGTGCCTGCAAATACATTGTggttttgctcaaaaagcacacgacctgcaggcagtcaatgcacaCAGTCAATTCGTATAACATTTCATAAATCCCACTTTACAGAGTTAATTACAGGAGAACTGTGCCTGCTAACAGGTAGTCAAGGCCAAATGTAACAAGAAACAACGAGAATGCTTTTTATACGAAGGCACTTTGCAGATTTGCTGTCATTTCGATGAAAggactttaaaacaaaaagtcatCAGTTTGTCACTTCTGAGACCAAAATATGAAAATCTGAAAAGATCAAACAATAGGACAGCTTCGAAGATGCAGCGAATCCTGGAAATGTCAGTTGGTTGAGGTCCTGTCCTAACATTAATCAGTTAATAGCGAAGTTGGGTGGCAGGCTTGTGCTTACTTACTTGAGAGGTCTAATATTTGGTACTACGTGGAATAAATTCTGAACtgttgtttcagtatttgattgccCGCTAGATTTCGGAACAAGTAGCCGAATTAAAGGTATTTTCTTGTGAATTGCCCACAATAAACGCATGGCTGATCTGAGGAATAAATCCATCGACCAGCCATTTGCTCAAATTCCTTCATCCTTTACATCATTCAGACACGGAAGAAAAGCTGTCTccgatttaaaaacaaaacattgatccAGCATATACTGCTGTTTATGGAAAAGATTTCAAAAAATCCACCAGCCCTTCTGcctggaagtgcttcctaacttTTCGCCAGAACTGTTTAGTCccaattctgagactatgctcccTATTTCTAGAATCTCCAGTGGAAATAAatgatatttctttattttctttcttctgttAATATTTGAAGACTCGGATCAGagaaacaggcctaatttgtccATTCACTCCAGAAGTCTATGTGTCATTCCTATAACCTATAACCGACATCATTATCCCTCCAAGGACAGTACACCTTTACAAAGACGTGAATCCTAGATCTACTCATATTACTGTCAGTGTgtgattctttactcagaaagtagttgGAGCGTGGAAAATTGagcagattcgccaactttaagggatcgTTGGATAGATATGCGCAAGAGATAacctagtgtaggttagatgggcttcagactggtttcacaggtccgcgccacatcaagggctgaagggcctgtagtgcactgtaatcttctatgttctaagttctatattCTATCTCTCCGAACAGTCCACACCTCCTCTATTTCTATTACATGCTTAAATCCAGCTTCCCTCCTTTTTTGGAATGAGTTTTCCTATAATCCTTTGGGCAAACATTTTCAAAGTTGCACAAGATTCGCGTACTCTGTTCTGTTGTCCTTCATTCTAAAatgagcaacttcacattttcacacCGAATCCATTTGCAAACACTGCTCCCACTGTCAGAGCAAAGATCTTTCTGCTAAATTCCAGGCTGGATTTGTTCTTGCTAATCTTATGATTATAAGAAAGAACCATATAATCAGGGAATAAAGCAGCCCAGAAGAGTCCTTCGGGCCATTGAGATTGTATTGCCACAATACACCAATGACACCTATCCCACACTCGACTCATAGCCGTGAATGTTATGAGATTTTAAGTGATCATGCAAGCACCATCATCCACCATCTTGGTGAAATGGTTCTTCCTCGAATCCAATCAAagccactttaaaattatgacatCTCATTATTATTTCGACTGGTGGAGACGGAGGTAGGAGGGGGAAGGTTTCCCATGTATCAGCGTAAATACTTACTCGAAACTCTTGACAATTTTCCTCAGAATCTTTTGGACCTCTATCAGGTCTTTTTTCAAAtttctctgcttcaaagaaatAGACAAACACATGCAGCTTTTATTCATTGCTAAGATGCTGCACCATAGGCAACAGGcaggtgaatctcctttgcaccctatCCAATACAATCACATCGCATTTtaagtgtggtaaccagaacgtCGTGCAATATTCCCGCTGTGACGAACCAAAGTCCTGCCCTTCTCCAATGTGCAACCCTTGCTCTTATAAACTATGCCAGGATTTAAAAAGGCAAGAATTATGCATACCTCCTTAACTATCCCAATGCGTTCTCTTTCCACTTTTAGCGACCTGCTTAGGAGCACCATAAGTCCCTTTATTTCTCCGAGTTATCTCTTTTTTTGCATTCAGTATTTGTTTGACATTGCCCTTCTTTTTCCAATTTGAATGTCCTTGCGCTTCACAGAGTTATCTCCAATATGCCACTGACGTGTTTACGTGACCAAATCCAACCattacccccaccccccaacgaCCACAACAACAtcagctagcactgctgcctcaaagcaccagggactcgCGTTCAGTTTCAGCCTCGGAGACCTGTCTGGTGAAGTCTGCTCATTCTTCTCAcaactgcgtgggtttcctctgggtgctctggtttactccaaCGGTCTAATGGTGTGTcttttaggtggattggccttgttaaattgctCCAGAGTATTCAATAGTGTTGGGTTAGTAATGGGAAATTCCAGTTTACAGGAATAGAGTCTGGGTGTGAAACTCTttggtgtgtcagtgtggactcgaatggCATGCTTCCAAACTGAAGGGATtcgattattttaaaaaaaaacataatagaCAATCAAGGAGTCAGTACTGATCCATGCCGTATGTCATGGCACAACTGGATCCTGTCAAGCAACAGCTTTCAATAACTACACTTCAATGTTGAGcatcctgcattgaaataaatgcaggttaATTTATCAAAGGGAACAaagagattgatgaaggcagaaaggtgcatgtgaactatatggactgCATTTAGGCGTTTGAGAATTGCCCTCATCATCAACaggttagcgaggttagatctcatggaatgcagggagaactggccatttggatatggaactggctTGATAGTAGAACACGGAAGGtgttggtggaggattgcttttcaaactggaggcctgtgaccagcgatatGCTACAAGGAGGGGTAATGGGTCCACTGTTTTTGgttacttatataaatgatttcgatgtgaacataggaggtatagttactaagtttgcagatgacaccaaaattggagctgatgtggacagtgaagatggctaCCTTAGAGTACaaatgaggagtggcagatggagtttaatttagataaatgtgaggtgctgcatttcagaaaggcaaatcagagaaggACGTATTCATCaactggtaaggtcctggagcaTGTTGATGAAAAatgagacgttggagtgcaggttcatagttccttgaaagtggagttgcagggagacaGGATATTGCAGACGNNNNNNNNNNNNNNNNNNNNNNNNNNNNNNNNNNNNNNNNNNNNNNNNNNNNNNNNNNNNNNNNNNNNNNNNNNNNNNNNNNNNNNNNNNNNNNNNNNNNNNNNNNNNNNNNNNNNNNNNNNNNNNNNNNNNNNNNNNNNNNNNNNNNNNNNNNNNNNNNNNNNNNNNNNNNNNNNNNNNNNNNNNNNNNNNNNNNNNNNNNNNNNNNNNNNNNNNNNNNNNNNNNNNNNNNNNNNNNNNNNNNNNNNNNNNNNNNNNNNNNNNNNNNNNNNNNNNNNNNNNNNNNNNNNNNNNNNNNNNNNNNNNNNNNNNNNNNNNNNNNNNNNNNNNNNNNNNNNNNNNNNNNNNNNNNNNNNNNNNNNNNNNNNNNNNNNNNNNNNNNNNNNNNNNNNNNNNNNNNNNNNNNNNNNNNNNNNNNNNNNNNNNNNNNNNNNNNNNNNNNNNNNNNNNNNNNNNNNNNNNNNNNNNNNNNNNNNNNNNNNNNNNNNNNNNNNNNNNNNNNNNNNNNNNNNNNNNNNNNNNNNNNNNNNNNNNNNNNNNNNNNNNNNNNNNNNNNNNNNNNNNNNNNNNNNNNNNNNNNNNNNNNNNNNNNNNNNNNNNNNNNNNNNNNNNNNNNNNNNNNNNNNNNNNNNNNNNNNNNNNNNNNNNNNNNNNNNNNNNNNNNNNNNNNNNNNNNNNNNNNNNNNNNNNNNNNNNNNNNNNNNNNNNNNNNNNNNNNNNNNNNNNNNNNNNNNNNNNNNNNNNNNNNNNNNNNNNNNNNNNNNNNNNNNNNNNNNNNNNNNNNNNNNNNNNNNNNNNNNNNNNNNNNNNNNNNNNNNNNNNNNNNNNNNNNNNNNNNNNNNNNNNNNNNNNNNNNNNNNNNNNNNNNNNNNNNNNNNNNNNNNNNNNNNNNNNNNNNNNNNNNNNNNNNNNNNNNNNNNNNNNNNNNNNNNNNNNNNNNNNNNNNNNNNNNNNNNNNNNNNNNNNNNNNNNNNNNNNNNNNNNNNNNNNNNNNNNNNNNNNNNNNNNNNNNNNNNNNNNNNNNNNNNNNNNNNNNNNNNNNNNNNNNNNNNNNNNNNNNNNNNNNNNNNNNNNNNNNNNNNNNNNNNNNNNNNNNNNNNNNNNNNNNNNNNNNNNNNNNNNNNNNNNNNNNNNNNNNNNNNNNNNNNNNNNNNNNNNNNNNNNNNNNNNNNNNNNNNNNNNNNNNNNNNNNNNNNNNNNNNNNNNNNNNNNNNNNNNNNNNNNNNNNNNNNNNNNNNNNNNNNNNNNNNNNNNNNNNNNNNNNNNNNNNNNNNNNNNNNNNNNNNNNNNNNNNNNNNTTACATCACACACATCTTAATAGCTACATACCCCTCTCTTCAGTTACAGAATCGCAGTCTCCTCAGTCACTACAACTAAATGCCATGTCGCATCCCATTCCCTACGTCACGTCAAGACACTCTTCTCAGTCAATGTATCTGTAATCCACTCTGACACAGCACCCACTCGGCTCAGTCACAGCATCTCCCTCTCCTTATTCAACGAAGACGGCATACCTCAGGTATGTCATTCCACTCCCGTCAGTCACTGCATCCTCACTGCCCTAACTCAGTGCACTCTACATCCCTCAATTTCTGCACCAACGTGGTGGTCTTCTTGTGGTACGTGATAGTCCCTCGGCCGAAAAAAGGCCTCAGCCTTTCCTGGCCTCGAGGCAATTCCAGAgcgatctcccagcctcatgaAACTCATCGACCAGCCATTAGCCCAAATTCCTTCATCCTTTACTTCACGCATGCACGGAAGAAACATTGTCTCAAATTTAATAAGAAACACTGATCCAGCATATACTGCCATTtacagaaaatatttcaaaacatctACCACCTGGTAAGTGACTGGAAGTGCTCCCTAACTTTTCTCCAGAACCGTCAATCCAAATTCTCAGAATGTGCTCCTTATTTCTAGAATTTCCAATGGGAATAGTTTATATCTTTTTTCTTCTGTTCATATCTTGAAGACTCCGATCAGAGAAATAGACCTAATTTGTCGATTCAGTCCAGAAATGTAATCATTGAAGTGTATGTGTCATACCATTAACCCTACATCATTATCCCTCCATGGACAAAATACCTTTTCAAAGACGTGAATCCCAGATCTACTCACATTACTGTCAGAgtggtctaactagggttttgtatagctgcaagaATACATTGGCTCACTTATACTCTAGTCCTATAGATATAAAGGTAGTATTGCGTTAGCTTTCTTAGTTATTTTCTGAACTCATTTGTGATATTTTAAAGGGCCAAGTAACTGATCCCCTGAGTCAGTCTGTACATCCACTATATTTATCTTTATATTGGTCAGAAAGTTACCTGATTGATCATTTCCGTTCCAAAATAGATAAACACACACTTTCTTGTATTGAAGTCAATCTGCCACAGTTATTCCCATTTATTTAGTCTTTTAAAATCCTTTGTAACTCTAtgcaatcttccaaaatgtatatTATTCTGTGTAACTTAATGTCATGAGAAAACTCGGATGCGATCCTGTCGATGCAACATCCAAGTGGTTAAGAAATGATGTGAATAATTAAGACCTATTGCTGGTGTTTGTGGGTCACCACTAGTCACATGCTGGCAATCGGAGCACTGTGGATTTTCCCCATATTTTGTCGCTTTGTACTCACATTTTCCAGCTATGTCAGCAACTTGCTCTCAATTCTGTGGGATTATAATTtagtttaaaatctaaaaatgggGCTTTATTCAATCTCTTCTGGAAGCACCTATGAGTAACATGCATCAACATTCTGCAGCACTATTTTCCACTTGGCTCCAAGCCCCCACCCAATTCTGTGCATTCCATCATCTCCCTCCCATCTACTCCGACGGCTGCAGATTCAGATTCCTGCAGAATGTTTGAAGTCCAAAAGCTTATAGGTTAGGGTTGAGCAACATAAGTGCGATCCCTGCTTCAACTGTTGTCGTTCTGTGCTTCATTCCTGCACCTACATCCCAAGCAGCTGGAGATAAGGTGTCCCTTCAGACAGCAAACTGAAGAAGAACTGTAAAAAGAATGCCCAGTTTGCTTTGCTGTAACTCCTTGCATTGTTTATTTACGAAGCAGAATGTATGTAAATTCTTTGGTGTGACATTGATGTTAAAGAGACACTTCGTTTTCAATCATTCTataacataacagaattgtaCCTGTGCAGTAAGCGTGTTTTTCCATTGTTTTCTTCAAAAAATATACAAAGTAATTGGAACAGTTTTGAATCGTTATCTGTTTGGTCCAATGGCAGAGCTTGCCATTCCAGTTGAAACATACTGTGCCATTCGTTTTTCCCTGGGACTCGGTGGGATGAGTAGCTGCAATAACGAGTTCACAATTTGATTATCTTGCTTTTAGGGGCAACGAATGCACATACATGTTCTGTGGAAAGAGTGAACGTACCATTTAACCATCCTGAAGCTTCTGTGGAGCAATGATGTGATGGAACAGCAGTCTCTGGCATTTTCCATCCACCGGAACTGAACAAAGGAGAAAGAGCGAACTCATCACAATTGTTAATTGACTGTCCCATTCGAGAGAAATGCACACTGTGTTCCAA
This genomic window contains:
- the LOC122547008 gene encoding uncharacterized protein LOC122547008, whose amino-acid sequence is METEDKVSTLESKEQVEGGHCEKPLEHSVHFSRMGQSINNCDEFALSPLFSSGGWKMPETAVPSHHCSTEASGWLNATHPTESQGKTNGTVCFNWNGKLCHWTKQITIQNCSNYFVYFLKKTMEKHAYCTVAESGDTDPCVFHNVLVQPWRSLNCRNYECTGKAECDVHLKHGWYRFKSSGGWKMPEVVVQPYHCSTRGTAWLQGSHPTMADGEVTRRVCINWKRNQCHWVHEIKIKNCSSYFVYELKALHHCAAYCTDPNTAEHDNNVTNSTQKPTESSSPNRAVTAET